The Macadamia integrifolia cultivar HAES 741 unplaced genomic scaffold, SCU_Mint_v3 scaffold2153, whole genome shotgun sequence genome has a window encoding:
- the LOC122065912 gene encoding putative G-type lectin S-receptor-like serine/threonine-protein kinase At1g61610, which produces MKACALRKLSVTISFDFVAPFANTTQKSSRSPDDNDTSSVGRGSSKGHGGQFGSGRGGHDGEDQELQLFDFDSVKMATNNFSFCNKIGEGGFDIVYKGNLSTRQAIAVKRLSRTSGQGMTEFKNEIMLISKLQHRNLVKLVGVCIEGEEKLLLYEYLSNKSLDKILFDPSKQAELDWTKRFRIIKGVACGLLYLHRDSRLKVIHRDLKASNILLDEHMNPKISDFGMARIFGWKQDLANTNRVVGTYGYMAPEYALEGVFSEKSDVFSFGILLLEIVSGVKNKSFFHDEQHLSLLGYAWQLWNDGKGMQLVDQRVINSCDQLEAMRCIHIGLLCVQDYAVDRPTMYKVVSMLTTETTLTPPKMPLYIRDMTNVSLDSYGSDLNSTNECTITVIESR; this is translated from the exons ATGAAAGCATGCGCACTTCGTAAGCTGTCTGTTACTATTAGTTTTGACTTTGTTGCTCCATTTGCCAATACTACACAAAAGTCCTCCCGTTCCCCTGATGACAATGACACTTCTTCTGTTGGTCGTGGTTCATCTAAAGGTCATGGGGGGCAGTTTGGAAGTGGTCGTGGGGGTCATG ATGGAGAAGATCAAGAACTCCAATTATTTGACTTTGATAGTGTCAAAATGGCTACCAACAACTTCTCATTTTGCAACAAAATAGGAGAAGGAGGTTTTGACATTGTTTATAAG GGGAATCTATCAACGAGACAAGCTATAGCAGTCAAAAGACTTTCAAGAACTTCAGGACAAGGAATGACAGAGTTCAAGAATGAAATTATGTTAATTTCTAAACTTCAACACAGAAACCTTGTCAAACTTGTTGGTGTTTGcattgaaggagaagaaaagctTTTGCTTTATGAGTACTTGAGCAACAAAAGCTTGGATAAAATCCTATTTG ACCCATCAAAACAAGCAgaattggattggactaagcGCTTTAGGATTATCAAGGGAGTTGCCTGTGGACTACTTTATCTTCATCGTGATTCTCGGTTAAAAGTCATTCATCGAGATTTGAAGGCAAGCAATATTCTCTTAGATGAACACATGAAtccaaaaatttcagattttggcaTGGCAAGGATCTTCGGCTGGAAGCAGGATCTAGCAAATACTAATAGAGTGGTTGGAACATA TGGCTACATGGCACCAGAGTATGCCTTGGAAGGGGTATTTTCTGAAAAATCTGATGTCTTCAGCTTTGGTATCTTGTTATTAGAGATTGTGAGTggagtaaaaaataaaagctttTTTCATGATGAACAACATCTAAGTCTACTGGGCTAT GCTTGGCAATTATGGAATGACGGCAAGGGAATGCAATTGGTTGATCAAAGAGtaattaatagttgtgatcaaCTTGAAGCAATGAGATGCATCCATATAGGGCTCCTATGTGTGCAAGATTACGCGGTGGACAGACCAACTATGTATAAAGTAGTTTCCATGCTTACTACTGAAACAACTCTTACTCCTCCAAAAATGCCATTATATATTCGTGACATGACTAACGTTAGTTTGGATTCATATGGTAGTGATCTAAACTCTACAAATGAATGTACGATAACAGTCATTGAGAGCCGATAA